The genomic region AAGCGTTCTGATCCAAAAACCCCAGCTCGATGTTCGCCGCCGTTTTGGATTCGACGATCTCGTGGATTTTATACTCGCCGTAACTCCCGGCACTCCCGACGAAAAGGAGAAACTCGGGTTTGTGGAGCAGACACAGACGGGTCAGGCTCATGGCACTGTCCACCAGTCCCACCCCGATCGGGGTCGCGAAATCAAACGTCTCGTTATTGCCGGCACAGAGAATCATCGCAAACCTTATCATTTAGTAAATCGAAGAATACTACTTTTAGATTTAGACCTTGATTTGATTCGCAAGTTGACTCTTTGAAATAGTGAAAATGGTTTCCTTGCATTTCGTTGCTTTTTGGGTAAATCAGATACATGTCTTTACATTGCTCGTATTTTGTACCGTATGCGTAGAGCTGATACATATCGCTTTGATTTACGCCGTTGTTCGTTTTTTCTTCATCCAAAATTTTCCATTTGGTATCGGCGATAATCATCTGATCTTGATGATGAATGACAATGTCGGGTTTAAGTCTGAATTTCCCCGAGCCATTTTCATACGCCAAATGATGGGTTTTATCTTGAGTAGTAATCCGATCAAACTGCCTGCGTAAATACGCCGCAACATAGCTTTCAAACAATAAATTCATATCGAACAAAAGGGCAAATGAAAGATCATTTCCTCTGTAAGGACTAAAGCTGTTATTGTCCAAAAATGTTCTGCACCAAATCAAAACTTGCTCATAATCTCTCATCTGCCGATTGGGCTTGATTTTCGAAAAATCGGTTTTAAAATCCACAGACGGTGTAATAGCATCGAACACAAACAAAAATTCTCGAATCCGTTGCTGATTACGGTTAGAAGAAGACCGCTTGTAGAGATATTGCAATGTCGTTTTGATCAATCGG from Campylobacterota bacterium harbors:
- a CDS encoding McrC family protein, yielding MIIKEYEFLQCKDAQKPHYITPHNFEAIEKFVLENEPTAEYLKLTTKKGFGKVLQAQNFVGVIQTKDGTTIEILPKIFQNDDPKQAKEILFKMLRTLKNSPFRSFNSAHLQSAKMPLFEIFITMFLDELAKLIQRGIKSDYIGREENLPFLKGKLKMGEHVKQNFIHKERFFVEYEEFSSDRVENRLIKTTLQYLYKRSSSNRNQQRIREFLFVFDAITPSVDFKTDFSKIKPNRQMRDYEQVLIWCRTFLDNNSFSPYRGNDLSFALLFDMNLLFESYVAAYLRRQFDRITTQDKTHHLAYENGSGKFRLKPDIVIHHQDQMIIADTKWKILDEEKTNNGVNQSDMYQLYAYGTKYEQCKDMYLIYPKSNEMQGNHFHYFKESTCESNQGLNLKVVFFDLLNDKVCDDSLCRQ